In one window of Hyla sarda isolate aHylSar1 chromosome 1, aHylSar1.hap1, whole genome shotgun sequence DNA:
- the MYORG gene encoding myogenesis-regulating glycosidase translates to MYTFLPENVTPGKTKVSKQQKPLIGAVLLGIVLVIGAVVSWCYYSISLRKADRLKTELLYLRKDGFIIHNQQGRVVFRMAFQSGVLDLDSCAKYGEILSCTRSETGPLKFFVQTVIKDKATVMCYRVRWEEFVADKSVLHTMYWDNAYWYGGAEMRTQHWPIKLSGHQEPKPFVTGDVYSFRDGFGGILESYWLSSNATAIKINASVPFHLGWNSTEKVFFFEARYKDSPYKPPPGKQPFPELSYRVCVGSDVTSIHKYMVRRYFNKPSRIPSESAFKYPIWSTWAQYKKDVNQEKLLNYTESIKKYQFNYSHIEIDDMYSKYYGDFDFDPDKFPDAPAMFKKLKEDGFKVTLWIHPFVNYNSSNFGIGVERGLFVKEPSGQLPAMVRWWNGIGAILDFTNPSTKEWFQHNLRQLRTKYGISSFKFDAGETSYLPYQFSTYQPLADPNMFSRRYTEMADQFYDLAELRVGYQSQNISCFFRIIDRDTDWGYELGLKSLIPTVLTISMLGYPFILPDMIGGNAYTNFTKDMKELYIRWLELSAFMPTMQFSIPPWLFDKEVIEIAQKFTKIHESLVAPLLLELAGEVTDTGDPIIRPIWWISPNDEAAHKIDSQFLIGDTLMVAPVLEPGKQERDVYLPAGKWRSYKGELYQRTPVLLTDYPVDLDEVAYFMWVAS, encoded by the coding sequence ATGTACACTTTCCTGCCCGAGAACGTCACGCCGGGCAAGACGAAGGTGTCTAAGCAGCAGAAGCCATTGATTGGTGCCGTCCTGCTGGGCATCGTCTTGGTCATCGGCGCTGTGGTATCTTGGTGCTACTACTCCATCTCCCTGCGCAAAGCCGACCGCCTGAAGACAGAGCTGCTGTACCTGAGGAAAGATGGATTCATCATACACAACCAGCAAGGCAGGGTGGTCTTCAGGATGGCCTTCCAGTCTGGGGTTCTAGATCTAGATTCCTGCGCAAAATACGGAGAGATTTTGTCTTGCACCCGATCGGAGACGGGGCCCCTGAAATTCTTTGTCCAGACGGTCATCAAGGATAAAGCCACCGTCATGTGTTACCGGGTTCGCTGGGAGGAGTTTGTGGCCGATAAGTCGGTCCTCCACACCATGTACTGGGATAATGCCTATTGGTACGGAGGGGCTGAGATGCGTACGCAGCACTGGCCCATCAAGTTATCCGGGCACCAAGAACCCAAGCCCTTCGTGACTGGCGATGTCTACTCGTTTAGAGATGGTTTCGGTGGAATCTTAGAAAGCTACTGGCTCTCCTCCAACGCAACGGCTATAAAAATTAACGCCTCGGTCCCCTTCCATCTCGGGTGGAACAGCACGGAAAAGGTCTTCTTCTTTGAGGCACGATATAAGGATTCCCCGTATAAGCCTCCTCCCGGAAAACAGCCCTTCCCCGAGCTGAGCTATAGGGTGTGCGTGGGGTCAGACGTCACCTCCATCCACAAGTACATGGTGAGGAGATACTTTAACAAGCCCAGCAGGATCCCCTCAGAAAGTGCCTTCAAGTACCCAATCTGGTCCACCTGGGCGCAGTACAAAAAAGACGTCAACCAGGAGAAACTCCTGAACTATACCGAGAGTATTAAGAAATACCAGTTCAATTACAGTCACATAGAAATAGATGACATGTACTCCAAGTACTACGGGGACTTTGACTTTGACCCCGACAAGTTTCCAGATGCTCCGGCCATGTTCAAAAAGCTAAAGGAAGACGGCTTCAAAGTGACCCTGTGGATTCATCCTTTCGTCAACTATAACTCCTCTAACTTTGGCATTGGCGTAGAGCGGGGGCTCTTCGTGAAGGAGCCCAGTGGTCAGCTGCCAGCCATGGTTCGATGGTGGAATGGGATTGGCGCTATCCTGGATTTTACAAATCCCAGCACTAAAGAGTGGTTCCAGCACAACCTGAGGCAGCTGAGAACAAAGTACGGCATTTCATCCTTTAAGTTTGATGCCGGGGAAACAAGTTACCTTCCCTACCAGTTTAGCACGTATCAACCCTTGGCCGATCCCAACATGTTCAGTAGGAGGTACACCGAAATGGCCGACCAGTTTTACGACCTCGCCGAGCTCCGAGTGGGGTATCAATCTCAAAACATTTCATGTTTCTTCAGAATCATTGACCGGGACACCGATTGGGGCTACGAGTTGGGACTAAAGTCTCTGATACCCACGGTCCTGACCAtcagtatgctgggctacccctTCATCTTGCCCGACATGATCGGTGGCAATGCCTACACCAACTTCACCAAGGACATGAAGGAGCTCTACATCCGCTGGCTGGAACTCTCGGCCTTCATGCCCACCATGCAGTTTTCCATCCCTCCCTGGCTCTTTGATAAAGAAGTTATCGAAATCGCTCAGAAATTCACCAAAATCCACGAGTCTTTGGTCGCTCCTCTGTTGCTGGAACTTGCTGGAGAAGTCACCGACACCGGAGATCCCATCATTCGGCCGATTTGGTGGATTTCTCCCAACGACGAAGCCGCCCATAAAATAGATTCTCAGTTTTTGATAGGAGACACCTTGATGGTGGCCCCGGTGCTAGAGCCTGGAAAACAGGAACGTGACGTCTACCTTCCTGCCGGCAAATGGCGAAGCTACAAAGGGGAACTTTACCAAAGGACTCCCGTACTGCTGACCGACTACCCCGTAGACTTAGATGAAGTGGCCTACTTTATGTGGGTGGCTTCTTAA